The genomic segment TCGTCGACGGGATGCTCGTAGGCGGCTTGGAAGACGGGAGTCCGGAGGTAGCGCGCCAACTCCTGCGAGGCTTCGATCCGGACGCGAACGGTTCCCGGATCTAAGAGTTCAGGCCTGCGGACGACGATCCATCGGCTCATGCCCGCACCTCTGAGCGTTGCGGGACGCTCCGGACTGCTCCGTAAGCGGCCAGGTAGCGACGGGCCACTTCCCGCCAGTCATGGGCCCGGGCGGATCGGCGCGCCGCCTGCCCAAGCCGCGCCCGGAGTTCGGGGTCCCGGAGGAGCACCAGGATCCTCCGGGCCAGGTCCTGTGGGTCGCGCGGCCTGCACACAATCCCGTTTCCCCCGTCATGCACCGCGTCCCGGTTGCCCGGCGCATCCGTAGCGACCACCGCGCACCCAGCAGCGAGCGCCTCCAGCACCACGAGGGAGCACCCTTCCATCAAGGCGGGTGAGACGAAGACGTCGCAGTCCCGGTAAGCGTCCACCACGGCGTCCGTAGGAAACGCGGGCGGCCCTTGCCCGTCCACTCCCGGCCCCACCTCCTCCACCAGGTGCACGTGCCCGCCGAGTCCCAGCCGCTCCACCTCCTCCCGGAGCCCCCGAACCCCCCGGCCGACGATGGCGCAGTGGACCGCCCGCTCCTCCCGGGCCACCAGGCCCATCGCCTCGATCAGGATGTCGAACCCCTTCTTCGGGTGGTGGCGGCCCACGGCGAGCACCAGCGGTGCATCCGGGGGAATCCCGAGGCGGGCCCGGAACCGGCCCCGGGGGCGCTCTCCGGCAAGCCTGCGCACGTCCACGCCGTTGGGAACGTCGAAGACCGGGACCGGCCGGCTGAGCACCTCGAGGATGGCCTCCCGCACCGAGGGGCTGATGGCCACAAGCCCGTCTGCCCCGTTCGAGGCGGCCCGGATCCTGGCATCGAGCCGGGGGTCCAGCCGCAACCCGTACCCGACCTCGGGTGCGGTCTGGACGTCCGTCCCGTGGAAGGTGAGGAGGACGGGCGCCCCGAGGAGCCGGCGGTACCGGACGAGGACAGGACCTAAGGGGAGGGCGAAGTGCAGGTTGTAGACGTCGAAGCGGCCCCGCATCCGCGCAACCGTCGCCAGGATGAGGGCCTCGCCCAACCGCTCCGTCCGGCCTCGGTTCAACAGGGTGAGGGTGCCGGGAAGGAAGGTCTCCAGGCGGTAGGGAACGAGATTCCGCAGCGGGGCGCTGTAGCGAGGGGCCAACACCGTAACCTGGTCTCCCAGCTCGGTAAAGGCCAGGGCCAGCTGGTGCACCACGATCTCGGCCCCGCCCACCTGAGGAAGGAAGCTGGAGGTCACCAGGCAGATCCTCACGTCGCCTCCTCCGTAGACGTTTCCGCGGGCGCGAACCACATCAGCTGGGTTCCCACGGCTACGCCCTTTCCGAACGCCCGAGTGGGATGCCGGGCCGCGAAGTACCGCACCGTCTCCCGCAACCCCTCCACGAAGCCGACGTGTGGCCCGTAGCCGAGGACGCGGCGGGCCCGGGAGGTGTCCGCCAGGGTGACCCGCACGTCGCCGGGCCGAGGCGCGGTGTGGTGCACCTCGAGGCGACGTCCGA from the Armatimonadota bacterium genome contains:
- a CDS encoding glycosyltransferase family 4 protein, whose amino-acid sequence is MRICLVTSSFLPQVGGAEIVVHQLALAFTELGDQVTVLAPRYSAPLRNLVPYRLETFLPGTLTLLNRGRTERLGEALILATVARMRGRFDVYNLHFALPLGPVLVRYRRLLGAPVLLTFHGTDVQTAPEVGYGLRLDPRLDARIRAASNGADGLVAISPSVREAILEVLSRPVPVFDVPNGVDVRRLAGERPRGRFRARLGIPPDAPLVLAVGRHHPKKGFDILIEAMGLVAREERAVHCAIVGRGVRGLREEVERLGLGGHVHLVEEVGPGVDGQGPPAFPTDAVVDAYRDCDVFVSPALMEGCSLVVLEALAAGCAVVATDAPGNRDAVHDGGNGIVCRPRDPQDLARRILVLLRDPELRARLGQAARRSARAHDWREVARRYLAAYGAVRSVPQRSEVRA